GCGGTTCCTGACCACGCGGTCAGGGCGGTCGACGAAACACCGTTCTTTTCGGGTTCTGCCGTACGGAGCCGCGGGGCTACGTTCACGTCGCTGCCCGCCGGACCGGCCCTCCTGGTTTCCGGCGTCCGCGCGTCGTGTCACGAGGCTCCCCCCGCCGTGCCCCCCCTCCGCCTCTCCCTTCCACCGAGTCGCCCACTGCTCCGGACCCTGCGCTGCGCCCTGCTGCTTGGCGCCGGTCTGAGCACCGCCGGCTCGATCGCCCTCGCCGCACCCGCGGCGATCCGCGCGCACCAGGCCGCGCCGAAGCCGAAGCCCCGCCGCCCGACGAAGCCCCACCGCGCGACCGCCACGCGCACGAGCGCGAAGCCGCGCCCCCACCCCCACGCCGAAGTCGCCGCCGGCCCGCTGCTCCCCACCCTGCCGGCCGCGTTCCCCGAGATCCCTTCGGCCGAGCTGCTGCTCCAGCCGGGGCAGACGATGGAGCAGGCGTTCGCCTCCCTGCCCACCGTGGCGGCGCCGACCGAGGGAACCGACGGCAAGCCGCTCAGCGGCTTCAGCGCGTCCGCCGAACGCCTGCTGTCGGCGATGATGTCGCGGGCGCGCAGCCAGCTCGGCACGCGCTACGTGTTCGGCGGCGACGATCCGGACAAGGGGCTCGATTGCAGCTCGTTCGCGCGCTTCGCGATGGAAGCGTTAGGCATCCGGCTGCCGCGCACGGCGGCGCAGCAGGCGCGCGTCGGCACGGCCGTGCCGCGCGACCGCAAGTTGCTGCGTCCCGGAGACTTGCTGACGTTCGGCCGCGGCCAGAAGGTGTCGCACGTCGGCATCTATCTCGGTGAGGGCCACTTCATCCACGCGAGCGTGACGTCGGGGCGCATCATCGAGACGACGATCGAGCGTAACGGTCGACTGTTCCGCCGGTGGCAGGGCGCGCGGCGGCTCATCGCCGACAACGAGGCTAAGAGCGGTAGCGCACAGAGCGAGTTCTGACACGCGATCTCACGCTCGAACGGCGCGGGCCGGCCTCCCTTGATGGGACGCCGGCCCGTTTCGCGCGGCACGTGTCGCGGAGTCCTCGGAACAGCACTTGCACTTTGGGTGGGCGTTATGCCGCGTGTCCGCGCGCGGCGGCGTCCCCGACACCGAATCCGTCGTCATGATCCGCACCGATCGATCCGACCGGGCGACTCGCGTCGTCCCCACGTTCGACGCGCCACTCATCGTTCACAGCCACCTGCGCTGGGACTTCGTGTGGCAACGCCCGCAGCAGCTCCTGTCGCGCTTCGCCGAGTCGGTGCCGGTGCTGTTCGTCGAGGAGCCGCTGTTCGCCGACGATCTGTCGCATGCGCGGCTCGATCTCTCCACGCCGGCGCCGAACGTCACGCGCGCCGTGCCGGTGCTGCCCGCCACGCTCCGCGACCACGGAGACCGCGCGCTCGCGGAGGTGCGGACGCTGCTGCTCGCGGCGCTCGCGCGCGGTGGCGCCCTCGGCGGCCGCTTCACGGCGCCCGTGCAGTGGTTCTACACGCCGATGCCGGCGCCCACGATGATCGGCGCGTTCGGTGAGCGCGGCATCGTGTACGACTGCATGGACGAGCTGTCGAAGTTCCGCTTCGCGCCGCGCGAGCTGGTCGACCGCGAGCGCATGCTGATGGCGCGCGCCGACGTCGTGTTCACGGGCGGGCACAAGCTGTGGCTCTCGAAGTCGAAGCGGCACCCGAACGTGCACTTCTTCGGGTGCGGCGTGGACTCCGCGCACTTCGCGAAGGCGCGCCGCTCCGACCTGCCGCGCCCCACGGATCTCGCCGACGTCGACGCGCCGATCCTCGGCTACTACGGCGTGATCGACGAGCGCATCGACTACGATCTCGTGCGCGGCCTCGCCGAGGCGCATCCCGACTGCGTGGTCGCGATGGTGGGGCCCGTCGTGAAGGTCGACCCGCGCGAGCTGCCGCAGGCGCCTAACATCCGCTGGCTCGGACAGAAGCCGTACGCCGAGCTGCCGATGTACGCGAAGGCGTTCGACGTGTGCCTGATGCCGTTCGCGCTGAACGAGGCGACGGAGTACATCAACCCGACGAAGACGCTGGAATACATGGCGGCCGGCAAGCCGATCGTGTCGACGCCGATCGCCGACGTGCTGCACCACTTCACGCCGGTCGTGTCCGTGGCGGACACGGTGCAGGACTTCGCCGCCGCGGTGCGCGTCGCGCTCACGGCGCCCGATCCCGAGCTGATCGCGCGCGGCATCGGCATGGCGAAGGAGCATACGTGGGACTCCATCGTCGCCCGCATGTGCGCGATCATCGTCGACGCGCTCGACGCGACCGACCTGGTCGACGCGCACCTGGCGCCGTTCGCCGCCGGGGCGACGAAGCCCGCCGCGGCGCCCGCGCGTCGCGCCGTCCCGCCGCTTCTCGAGGCGGTGGGTGGTGAGGGGATGACCGCTTGACCGCTCGCGCCATGACGGCGCGGGTGAACGGAGCCGGCGGGTCGATGATGGAGCTGTGGGCCGGCGTGGAGTGCACGGTCAACCGGGTCGGCGACCGGTATCGCGATCAGCTTGCGCTCGGCGGCCACGCCGAGCGCGACGACGATCTCGACCGGCTCGCCGCGCTCGGCGTCACGGCGCTGCGCCAGCCGGTGCTGTGGGAGCGCGTCGCGCCCCAGGGGCTCGCGCGCGCCGACTGGGCGTGGGTGGATCGCCGGCTCGAGCGGCTGCGCGCGTTGGGCGTGCGGCCGATCGTGACGCTGCTGCACCACGGAAGCGGGCCGCGCGACACGAGCCTCCTCGACACGTCGCTGCCCGAGCGGCTGGCCGAGTTCGCGCACGCCGTCGCGAGCCGGCATCCGTGGGTCGAGGACTGGACGCCGATCAACGAGCCGCTCACGACCGCGCGCTTCAGCGCGTTGTATGGGCTCTGGTACCCGCATGCGCGCGACGACCGGTCGTTCGCGCGCGCGCGCTGCTGAACCAGATGCACGGCGTCCGCGCGGCGATGCGCGCGATCCGCGAGCTCGTCCCCGGCGCGCGGCTCGTGCAGACCGAGGATCTCGGCAAGACGCACGCGGTACGGACGCTCGCCTACCAGGCGCGGTTCGAGAACGAGCGGCGGTGGCTCACGTTCGACCTGCTCACGGGGCGGCTCGGGCCGGAGGCGCGCATGTGGCGCCACCTGCACCGCGGCTGCGCCGTGCGCGAGTCGGAGCTCGCGAGCTTCGTCGAGGATCCGTGCCCACCGGATCTGTTAGGCATCAACCACTACCTCACGAGCGAGCGGTTCCTCGACCGCCGCCTCGCGCGTTACCCGGCGTCGACGCACGGCGGCAACCGGCGGCACCGCTACGCCGACGTCGAGGCGGTGCGCGTGCTCGCGGCGGGACCCGACGGGCCGGCGCGCGTGCTGCGCGAGGCGTGGGACCGCTACGGCCGGCCGATGGCGGTGACGGAGTGCCACCTCGGCTGCACACGCGAGCAGCAGATGCGCTGGCTCGCCGCGGTCTGGGCCGCCGCGCAGGACCTGCGCGCCGACGGCGTCGATCTGCGCGCGGTGACGGCGTGGTCGACGTTCGGCGCGTTCGACTGGGCGAGCCTGCTCACGCGCGACGACGGACACTACGAGCCGGGCGCGTTCGACGTGCGCGCGCCGGCGCCGCGCGCCACCGCGCTCGCGGGGATGATGCGCGACCTCGCCACGCGTGGCGCGTGCGACCACCCGGCGCTCGACGGCCCGGGATGGTGGGAGTCGCCGCAGCGGCTGATGTACTGGCCGGCGGGCCGCATCGACCGGCGGCGCGACGAGACGCCGCTGCGGCCCGCGCGCCACGCAGCCCCGCGCCGAGTGCTCGTCACCGGCGCGCGCGGCACGCTCGGGCACGCGGTGGTGCGCGCGTGCGAGGAGCGCGGCCTCGCCTATCACGCCGCGTCGCGCCCCGAGCTCGACCTGCTCGACGAGGCCGCGCTCGTGGCGGTGCTCGACGCCGTGCGGCCATGGGCCGTCGTGAACGCGGCGGGGTACGCGAGGATCGACGACGCGGAGCGCGAGCGCGACGCCTGCTGGCGCGAGAACGTCTGCGCGCCCGCGGCGCTCGCCCGCGCGTGCGCGCAGCGCGGCATCGCGCTCGTCACGTTCTCGTCCGACCTCGTGTTCGACGGCGCGCTCGATCGCCCGTACGTCGAGGCCGACGCGACGGCGCCGCTCGGCGCGTTAGGCAGCTCGCACGCGGCGGGCGAGCGCGCGGTGCTCGACGCGCATCCCGCGGCGCTCGTCGTGCGTACGAGCGCGTGCTTCGGCCCGTCGAGCGATCGCGACTTCATCACGCTCGCGCTGCGCGCACTCGCCGCGGACGCGCCGTTCGCCGCGCTGTCCGACGTCGTCGTGTCGCCGACGTATCGGCCGGCCCTCGTCGATGCGGCGCTCGACCTGCTCATCGACGGCGAGCGCGGCGTGTGGCACGTCGCGAACGCGGGCGCGCTCACGTGGTACGAGCTCGCGCGCGCGGCGGCGCACCACGCCGGTCTGTCCACGGCGACGCTGGTCCCCGTGCCGCTCGACGCGGCGGGGCTCACGGCGCCGCGCCCGCGCTTCTCGCCGCTGGCGAGCGAGCGCGGCACGATACTCGGCGACGTGGACCGCGCGGTGCGCGCCTACGTCGACACGCGCCGCCGACTGCGCGGCACCCACGCGTGGGCCGGGCACACCGAGCCCGCGCGCCCGCTCGTCCCCACTCTCTCGCTACAGCGTTAGGAGCCCGTTCAGTGTCGGACCAGAAGATCGTCATCGTCGGCGCGGGCCCCACGGGGCTCGGCGCCGCCTACCGCCTGCAGGAGCTGGGGCACCGCAACTTCCGGCTGCTCGAGGCGCGTCACAAGGTGGGCGGCCTGGCCTCGAGCGAGACGAGCCCCAACGGCTTCACGTACGACATCGGCGGCCACGTCCTGTTCTCGCACTACCCATACTTCGATCGGCTGTTCGACACGCTGATGGGCGACGAGTATCAGGAGCTCGTGCGCGAGGCGTGGGTGTGGATGTGCGGGCGGTTCCTGCCGTACCCGTTCCAGAACAACATCCGCCACCTGCCGAAGGAGATGGTGCTCGAGTGCCTGCTCGGCCTCATCGAGGCGCAGCGCACGCCGATCGACCTGGCGCGGATCGAGAACTTCGACCAGCTGATCCACAAGCAGTTCGGCGCCGGCATCGCGAAGTACTTCATGATGCCGTACAACTTCAAGGTGTGGGCGCACCCGCCGCGCATGATGAACAAGGAGTGGATCGGCGAGCGCGTCTCCACGCCGCCCATCGAGCGGGTGCTCGGCAACGTCGTCCTCGACAAGGACGATGCGGGCTGGGGGCCGAACAACACGTTCAAGTATCCGCGCTACGGCGGCACCGGTGGGCTGTTCGAGCGCATCGTGCCGTACGTGAGCGAGCACCTGTCGCTGAACACGCGCACGGTCGGCATCGACGCGGCGCGCAAGGAAGTCATCCTCGCCGACGGCACGCGCGAGCCGTACGACCAGCTGCTGTCCACGATGCCGCTCGACAAGCTGGTCGCGATCACCGAGGGCGCACCGGACCAGGTGCGCGACGCGGCGGGGTGCCTGCGCCACTCGGGGTCGTTCATCGTCGGCGTCGGCGTGGACCGGCCCGCGGGGACGAGCAAGTGCTGGATGTACTTCCCGGAGAGCGACGCGCCGTTCTACCGCGTGACGTATCTCTCGAACTACTCGCCCGAGGTCGTGCCCGACCACACGCGCCAGCACTCGCTGCTCGCCGAGATCTCGCACTCGGAGTTCAAGCCCGAGAACCGCGACACGATCGTCGACCAGACGATCGAGGGCATGCTCGCCACGCGGCTGCTGGACGAGTCGGACGTGCCGAAGATCGTCGACACGTACGTCATCGAGCGCGACTACACGTACCCGACGCCGAGCCTCGAGCGCGACGCCGCGCTGCGCGTCATCCAGCCGTGGCTCGAGTCGCAGGGCATCTTCTCCCGCGGCCGCTTCGGCGCGTGGCGCTACGAGGTCGGCAACATGGACCACTCGGTGGCGCAGGGCGTCGAGTGGGTGAACCGCGCGCTGTTAGGCGCGGTGGAGGACGAGCTGACGTATCTCGCCAAGCGAGGATGCTGACGGTGTGCGCCGCTACGGCGTGCGCATCGCCTTCAGGTTCGCGCTGACGATCAGGCGCAGGATCTCGAGCGACGACGCGGCGTCGAACGCGCGGGCGGCGGGGATCGGCTTGCCCGGGATCGGCGTGCTCGCGAGGCGCTGGCGGGCGCTGCGCGTGACGTAGACGGGCGCGTCGGCGGGGACGTGCGAGACCTCGTCGCGGCCGATCACCACCGCCTTCACGCGGTCCGCGTGCACGCCGGCGGCCTGCGACAGCAGCGCCTCGGTGCGCGGATCGGTGACCACGACGTACACGGGATGCTCCTGCCGCAGAAGCTGCCAGTGCGTGTCCAGATCGGCGCGGATGGTCGCCACGAGCACGCGCTTGCCGAGCGGCGTCATGCGCGCGCGCAGGGCGTCGGCATAGGCGGACTCGGTGACGACGAAGTCGGCGGCCGCGAGCTCGGTCGGCACCGAGGACCCGTCGAGCACCGCCGGCGCGAACGGTACCGCGTCCACCCCGTAGAGCTCGCGCAGCTCGCCGCACAGCCCCTCGAGCTGGTCGGCCGAGAGCGCGACGACGGCCGCGCGGAGCCGGCGCGTCGTGACGCAGCGGCGCAGCCAGTCGCCGAGGCGGGGCGCGGACAGGCCGCGCTCGATGCCGGCGAACAGCACGTCGGCCACCCAGCCGTCGGCGACCACCGGTGGACCGCCCGGGACCGGCGGCGTGCCGGCGACGTAGATGCCCGAGCGGCGCCGGATGTCGACGAGCCCCTCGCGGGCCAGCACGCGGTAGGACGACAGCACCAGCCGCGGATCCACGTCGAACTCACCGGCCAGCTCGCGCGCGCTCGGCAGGCGATCGTTGCGACGCAGGGAGCCCGACGCGACGCCACTCAGCACGCGTCGGCGCATGACCTCCGCGATCTCCATGCGGCGACGTCGGGGCGTGCTTGCCATGGGCATAACTCTCGTCGCCGCAACAGTTGCGGGAAAGAGTCGGTACGCTGCCGAACACAATCGCGTGTCCCAGATCCGCGATTCTACGGATGCTGGTGCACCGAGGTTGATGCAGGATGCTCGCCCCGTTCGCGGGCGGCGGGCACGATACTCGCCCGATGTGACGCCCGTCACGCCGCAGCCGGCGCTGATCGACGCAGCAGCCGGCGGAGATACCGCACACCGTGACGTCGTCGCACGACGACGCTCGCGGCGCTTCTGCGTCGTACATCGGGCATGGGAGGGGTGGGGTATGGGATACGACGAGGAACGTGTGGTCGTCCGCCGCGCGGACGAGCTCTGGCAGCCGGCGAGCCGACGCGGATTTCTGCGGGCGCTCGCGATGGGCGGCACGGTCGCGCTGCTGCCCACCGTGTTCGCGGCGTGCCGCGACGAGAGCGCGTCGACGGGGCTCGCGCCGGCGGGCGCGGCGCGCGACCTCACCGCCGCGGCGGTCGGCACGATCACGCTCGATCTCGGCACCGACGTCGGCATCTTCAACTACGCGTTCGCGCTGGAGCAGCTCGAGGCCGCGTTCTACACGCAGCTCGTCACCACGTCGCCGTTCGGGTCGACGTTCGCGAACGCGGCGGAGCGGGAGATGCTCTCCGACATCTGGCGCGACGAGGTCGCGCACCGCGAGCTGCTGCGCGCCGCGCTCGGCTCCGCCGCGCTCCCGACGCTCACGCCGAACTTCAGCGCGGTGAACTTCGCCGACCGCACGAGCGTGCTGACGACGGCGCGCACGTTCGAGGACCTCGGCGTCGCGGCGTACAACGGCGCGGGGCGCTACATCCGCAACGCGAACAACCTCCTCATGGCGGGGAAGATCGTGTCCGTCGAAGCGCGTCACGCGGCATCCATCCGCGACACGCTCGACACCACCGGGACGGCGTTCGCCGATCTCGCATCGCTCTCGGCGTGGGGTGCCGACCCGGCGAGCGGGCGCGACGTCGCGCTGCCGCCGGTATCGGTGCTGTCGAACGCGGCGCCGCTCATCCAGGACACGATCACCATCGGCACGCAGCCGAGCTGACCCGCTTCGAGGAGACGCAACCATGCAGGACATGCAGGACGCACCCATCCTCGACGCGATCGAATCCGACGTCGTCGAGACCCTCGTCAGCCGCCGCGACGCGATCGTGCGGAGCGGCAAGGTCGGTGGCATGCTCGCCGCCGGCCTGGCGATCGGATCGCTCCCCGTCGCGCTCGCGGCGCTGTCGCAGGAGGCGTACGGGCAGGCGCCGACGAGCACGATCATCGACACGCTGCAGTTCGCGCTGCTGCTGGAGAACCTCGAGGCGGAGTTCTACCGGGCCGTCACGGGCACGAGCCAGTTCGTGCCGTTCAACCTCGCGTTCCAGCGCGTGCGCACGCAGCTCACGCCGACCGAGATGGCGACGCTGTCGCTCATCCGCGATCACGAGATGGCGCACGTGCAGTTCCTCATCCGCGCGATCGCCGCGGCCGGCGGCACGCCGACGATCTACAATCCCGCGTTGACGTTCGATTTCACCGGCGGCCGCGGGAGCGGCACCGGCCCGTTCAGCGGGGCGACGACCGACAAGGGCCTGCTGCTCATCGCGAGCCAGCTGTTCGAGGACACCGGCGTGCGCGCGTACAAGGGGCAGGCGGGGAACCTGCTGCGCGCCGGCGACACGCTGCAGGCGGCGCTGCAGATCCACTCGGTGGAGGCACGCCACGCGGCGAAGATCCGCCGGCTGCGCCGAGCCGCCGGAGCGCCGGCGGAGATCCGCTACAACGGCACCATCCAGGGCGAGGGAACGTTAGGCTCGGGCGTGCCTAACGCGTCGTCGCTCCCGCAAGCCGTGCAGCTCGGCGTCTACTTCCCGTATCAGGGCGAGGGGAACCAGACGCACGTCGTGAACAACGGCACCGCCGACGTCTCCATCGACGCGACCCGGCTGCCGAACCTGGTGCGCGGCCCCGACGTCTCGGCGGCCTTCGACGAGCCGCTCACGCGCGCCCAGGTCATCAACATCGTGCAGCCGTTCGTCGTGCCCGACGTGGCCTGACGCCAATTACGTGAGGCGTATCGCGTAGCGGCGCCCCGTTCCGAGTGGACAGGGCGCCGCTACGCGATGCGCATCACGAATTGCCG
This DNA window, taken from Gemmatirosa kalamazoonensis, encodes the following:
- a CDS encoding family 1 glycosylhydrolase; this encodes MTARAMTARVNGAGGSMMELWAGVECTVNRVGDRYRDQLALGGHAERDDDLDRLAALGVTALRQPVLWERVAPQGLARADWAWVDRRLERLRALGVRPIVTLLHHGSGPRDTSLLDTSLPERLAEFAHAVASRHPWVEDWTPINEPLTTARFSALYGLWYPHARDDRSFARARC
- a CDS encoding ferritin-like domain-containing protein; this encodes MVVRRADELWQPASRRGFLRALAMGGTVALLPTVFAACRDESASTGLAPAGAARDLTAAAVGTITLDLGTDVGIFNYAFALEQLEAAFYTQLVTTSPFGSTFANAAEREMLSDIWRDEVAHRELLRAALGSAALPTLTPNFSAVNFADRTSVLTTARTFEDLGVAAYNGAGRYIRNANNLLMAGKIVSVEARHAASIRDTLDTTGTAFADLASLSAWGADPASGRDVALPPVSVLSNAAPLIQDTITIGTQPS
- a CDS encoding GntR family transcriptional regulator produces the protein MASTPRRRRMEIAEVMRRRVLSGVASGSLRRNDRLPSARELAGEFDVDPRLVLSSYRVLAREGLVDIRRRSGIYVAGTPPVPGGPPVVADGWVADVLFAGIERGLSAPRLGDWLRRCVTTRRLRAAVVALSADQLEGLCGELRELYGVDAVPFAPAVLDGSSVPTELAAADFVVTESAYADALRARMTPLGKRVLVATIRADLDTHWQLLRQEHPVYVVVTDPRTEALLSQAAGVHADRVKAVVIGRDEVSHVPADAPVYVTRSARQRLASTPIPGKPIPAARAFDAASSLEILRLIVSANLKAMRTP
- a CDS encoding protoporphyrinogen/coproporphyrinogen oxidase, whose product is MSDQKIVIVGAGPTGLGAAYRLQELGHRNFRLLEARHKVGGLASSETSPNGFTYDIGGHVLFSHYPYFDRLFDTLMGDEYQELVREAWVWMCGRFLPYPFQNNIRHLPKEMVLECLLGLIEAQRTPIDLARIENFDQLIHKQFGAGIAKYFMMPYNFKVWAHPPRMMNKEWIGERVSTPPIERVLGNVVLDKDDAGWGPNNTFKYPRYGGTGGLFERIVPYVSEHLSLNTRTVGIDAARKEVILADGTREPYDQLLSTMPLDKLVAITEGAPDQVRDAAGCLRHSGSFIVGVGVDRPAGTSKCWMYFPESDAPFYRVTYLSNYSPEVVPDHTRQHSLLAEISHSEFKPENRDTIVDQTIEGMLATRLLDESDVPKIVDTYVIERDYTYPTPSLERDAALRVIQPWLESQGIFSRGRFGAWRYEVGNMDHSVAQGVEWVNRALLGAVEDELTYLAKRGC
- a CDS encoding sugar nucleotide-binding protein, which codes for MHGVRAAMRAIRELVPGARLVQTEDLGKTHAVRTLAYQARFENERRWLTFDLLTGRLGPEARMWRHLHRGCAVRESELASFVEDPCPPDLLGINHYLTSERFLDRRLARYPASTHGGNRRHRYADVEAVRVLAAGPDGPARVLREAWDRYGRPMAVTECHLGCTREQQMRWLAAVWAAAQDLRADGVDLRAVTAWSTFGAFDWASLLTRDDGHYEPGAFDVRAPAPRATALAGMMRDLATRGACDHPALDGPGWWESPQRLMYWPAGRIDRRRDETPLRPARHAAPRRVLVTGARGTLGHAVVRACEERGLAYHAASRPELDLLDEAALVAVLDAVRPWAVVNAAGYARIDDAERERDACWRENVCAPAALARACAQRGIALVTFSSDLVFDGALDRPYVEADATAPLGALGSSHAAGERAVLDAHPAALVVRTSACFGPSSDRDFITLALRALAADAPFAALSDVVVSPTYRPALVDAALDLLIDGERGVWHVANAGALTWYELARAAAHHAGLSTATLVPVPLDAAGLTAPRPRFSPLASERGTILGDVDRAVRAYVDTRRRLRGTHAWAGHTEPARPLVPTLSLQR
- a CDS encoding glycosyltransferase, which codes for MIRTDRSDRATRVVPTFDAPLIVHSHLRWDFVWQRPQQLLSRFAESVPVLFVEEPLFADDLSHARLDLSTPAPNVTRAVPVLPATLRDHGDRALAEVRTLLLAALARGGALGGRFTAPVQWFYTPMPAPTMIGAFGERGIVYDCMDELSKFRFAPRELVDRERMLMARADVVFTGGHKLWLSKSKRHPNVHFFGCGVDSAHFAKARRSDLPRPTDLADVDAPILGYYGVIDERIDYDLVRGLAEAHPDCVVAMVGPVVKVDPRELPQAPNIRWLGQKPYAELPMYAKAFDVCLMPFALNEATEYINPTKTLEYMAAGKPIVSTPIADVLHHFTPVVSVADTVQDFAAAVRVALTAPDPELIARGIGMAKEHTWDSIVARMCAIIVDALDATDLVDAHLAPFAAGATKPAAAPARRAVPPLLEAVGGEGMTA
- a CDS encoding C40 family peptidase, translated to MPPLRLSLPPSRPLLRTLRCALLLGAGLSTAGSIALAAPAAIRAHQAAPKPKPRRPTKPHRATATRTSAKPRPHPHAEVAAGPLLPTLPAAFPEIPSAELLLQPGQTMEQAFASLPTVAAPTEGTDGKPLSGFSASAERLLSAMMSRARSQLGTRYVFGGDDPDKGLDCSSFARFAMEALGIRLPRTAAQQARVGTAVPRDRKLLRPGDLLTFGRGQKVSHVGIYLGEGHFIHASVTSGRIIETTIERNGRLFRRWQGARRLIADNEAKSGSAQSEF
- a CDS encoding ferritin-like domain-containing protein, yielding MQDMQDAPILDAIESDVVETLVSRRDAIVRSGKVGGMLAAGLAIGSLPVALAALSQEAYGQAPTSTIIDTLQFALLLENLEAEFYRAVTGTSQFVPFNLAFQRVRTQLTPTEMATLSLIRDHEMAHVQFLIRAIAAAGGTPTIYNPALTFDFTGGRGSGTGPFSGATTDKGLLLIASQLFEDTGVRAYKGQAGNLLRAGDTLQAALQIHSVEARHAAKIRRLRRAAGAPAEIRYNGTIQGEGTLGSGVPNASSLPQAVQLGVYFPYQGEGNQTHVVNNGTADVSIDATRLPNLVRGPDVSAAFDEPLTRAQVINIVQPFVVPDVA